Proteins encoded within one genomic window of Aurantiacibacter spongiae:
- a CDS encoding coiled-coil domain-containing protein — MTRRRNLLSVHEGEAGDRENHATAHEEEHLSVEYEEASWEDLREADEHIVEFDDEPVSSGKGGWVIPALAVLAGLAWTAFFLFANLRDMLAGAPPSQWADWIVAWSVPLILIVGLWLLAMRNSRRESARFADVARGLSHESARLEERLIVVNRELSLARDFIAAQSRDLESLGRVAVERISGSADRLQALVRDNGGQVESIGRVSDTALANMETLRDQLPVLSNAARDMSNQIGNAGNIAQGHVEDLVAAFDRLNQFGEAGEKHVKTISEGVRDTLSAFEDQVDAMGGIMERRFTRLRDESGRFRDDLERHQDDAFAIIREGAARIAADIAGQQEALRAQEDEAMSAMTDRLAVLGAEGDRLLAVMGEGRDEAGAAWTAAIQGLEDRMREAIARVAEVDENAMASARKRLVDLFDEAGRIDDRIAAGIASFDEDMARRRRLADEHQDDAVAALDERIADLDRRVAERQEEHLAHIAGLAERGEALGERLARLDSHIRALGSQAEDTRNGLAEAADALMDRLSQTRAALEENDAHIQRLTDGGVRLLELIRASAEHSETDLSETLGSAERRLGAFAAQADELHQVVQRAEERGASLSDHLQRAKAEGSASLDELAALESRLASVAQEAERLAERTGDELREAIEMLTRSSADVLANLRKGQADAVRDLAERIAEDSRAQIGEALRRDAGETLAELEEATTRAGEAGRDTAIMLRDQLARVNELAANLEQRVAHARERAEEHVDSDFARRMALITEALNSTAIDISKAFDNEVSDTQWANYLRGDRGIFTRRAVRLLDKQEARSVSDVYEDDADFRETVNRYIHDFEAMLRSVLSTRDGNAMAVTLLSSDMGKLYVVLAQAIERLRS, encoded by the coding sequence ATGACACGGCGACGAAATCTATTGTCCGTCCATGAGGGCGAAGCGGGAGACCGGGAAAACCATGCGACCGCACATGAGGAAGAACATCTTTCCGTCGAGTACGAGGAAGCATCCTGGGAAGACCTCCGCGAGGCGGACGAACATATCGTCGAGTTCGACGATGAGCCCGTTTCTTCCGGCAAGGGTGGCTGGGTGATACCCGCTCTCGCCGTTCTGGCCGGACTGGCCTGGACGGCGTTCTTCCTGTTCGCGAATCTTCGAGACATGCTCGCCGGTGCCCCCCCCTCGCAGTGGGCGGACTGGATCGTTGCCTGGTCGGTCCCACTGATCCTCATCGTCGGACTTTGGCTGCTTGCCATGCGCAACAGCCGCCGCGAGTCAGCACGCTTTGCCGATGTTGCGCGAGGGCTTTCACATGAATCGGCGCGGCTCGAGGAACGACTGATCGTCGTCAATCGCGAGTTGAGTCTCGCACGCGATTTCATCGCCGCGCAGTCGCGAGACCTGGAATCGCTGGGAAGGGTCGCGGTCGAACGGATTTCCGGAAGCGCCGACCGGTTGCAGGCTCTGGTGCGCGATAACGGCGGTCAGGTGGAAAGCATCGGACGGGTAAGCGACACGGCGCTCGCCAACATGGAAACATTGCGCGACCAGCTGCCGGTTCTCTCGAACGCGGCCCGCGACATGAGCAATCAGATCGGCAATGCCGGCAATATCGCACAAGGCCATGTCGAGGATCTGGTCGCCGCTTTCGACCGCCTGAACCAGTTCGGCGAAGCCGGCGAAAAGCACGTCAAGACAATCTCTGAGGGCGTGCGCGACACGCTGTCGGCGTTCGAGGACCAGGTCGATGCAATGGGCGGCATCATGGAACGTCGCTTCACCCGGTTGCGGGACGAAAGCGGGCGATTCCGCGACGATCTCGAACGCCATCAGGACGATGCTTTCGCTATCATTCGCGAAGGCGCCGCCAGGATCGCGGCGGACATCGCCGGGCAGCAGGAAGCGCTGCGGGCTCAGGAGGACGAGGCCATGTCCGCAATGACCGATCGCCTCGCGGTTCTTGGCGCGGAAGGGGATCGCCTGCTCGCGGTCATGGGCGAAGGGAGGGATGAGGCGGGGGCCGCCTGGACTGCCGCCATCCAGGGTCTGGAAGACCGGATGCGCGAAGCTATCGCTCGTGTGGCCGAGGTGGACGAGAACGCCATGGCAAGTGCCCGAAAGCGGCTGGTCGATCTTTTCGATGAAGCCGGGCGTATCGATGATCGCATCGCCGCCGGCATCGCTTCGTTCGACGAGGATATGGCCCGTCGCCGAAGGCTGGCGGACGAGCACCAGGACGATGCCGTAGCTGCCCTGGATGAACGCATCGCGGACCTCGACCGCCGCGTCGCAGAACGGCAGGAGGAGCATCTCGCCCATATCGCTGGCCTGGCCGAGCGTGGAGAAGCGCTGGGGGAGCGCCTGGCGAGACTCGACAGCCACATACGAGCGCTCGGTTCGCAAGCGGAAGACACCCGGAACGGTCTTGCCGAGGCAGCGGATGCGCTGATGGATCGACTTTCGCAAACGCGGGCGGCCCTGGAGGAAAACGATGCGCATATCCAGCGACTGACCGATGGCGGCGTACGTCTGCTCGAACTCATCCGCGCCAGCGCGGAGCATTCCGAAACCGATCTGTCCGAAACGCTCGGCAGTGCCGAGCGTCGGCTCGGCGCATTCGCCGCCCAGGCCGACGAGTTGCACCAGGTCGTACAACGGGCGGAAGAGCGCGGAGCGTCTCTTTCGGATCACCTGCAAAGGGCAAAGGCGGAAGGATCGGCCTCGCTGGACGAACTCGCTGCGCTCGAGAGCCGCCTCGCCTCGGTCGCGCAGGAGGCTGAACGGCTCGCCGAACGCACGGGAGACGAGTTGCGTGAAGCGATAGAAATGCTGACGCGCTCCTCGGCCGACGTGCTTGCGAATCTGCGCAAGGGTCAGGCCGACGCCGTGCGTGATCTCGCAGAGAGGATCGCAGAGGACAGCAGGGCCCAGATCGGCGAGGCGCTACGCCGCGATGCTGGCGAGACGCTTGCCGAGCTGGAGGAAGCGACGACCCGCGCGGGCGAAGCCGGACGCGACACGGCGATCATGCTGCGCGATCAGCTCGCACGCGTGAACGAACTCGCCGCCAACCTCGAACAGCGGGTTGCGCACGCAAGAGAACGGGCGGAAGAGCACGTCGACAGCGACTTCGCGCGGCGCATGGCGCTCATCACCGAAGCGCTGAACTCGACCGCCATCGACATTTCGAAGGCGTTCGACAACGAGGTCAGCGATACGCAGTGGGCGAATTATCTCCGCGGCGACCGCGGCATTTTCACGCGCCGCGCCGTCCGTCTGCTCGACAAGCAGGAGGCGCGCAGCGTCTCGGACGTCTACGAGGACGACGCCGACTTCCGCGAAACGGTCAACCGCTACATTCACGACTTCGAGGCGATGTTGCGCTCCGTTCTGTCCACTCGCGACGGAAATGCGATGGCGGTGACGCTGCTTTCGTCGGATATGGGCAAGCTCTACGTCGTTCTGGCGCAGGCTATCGAGCGGCTTCGATCCTAG
- a CDS encoding DUF1467 family protein — MQWTSILAIYALLWVMCAFILLPVGIRTASEHDVEMVPGQADSAPINFRPGRLMLRASVLAAVLCALYVANYTYGWVTLQDIDLFGTATA, encoded by the coding sequence ATGCAATGGACTTCCATTCTCGCGATCTATGCGCTGCTTTGGGTCATGTGCGCCTTCATTCTCCTGCCGGTGGGTATTCGCACTGCCAGCGAACACGATGTCGAGATGGTGCCCGGGCAGGCGGATAGCGCGCCCATCAACTTTCGCCCCGGCCGCCTGATGCTGCGCGCCAGCGTCCTGGCAGCCGTGCTTTGCGCATTGTACGTCGCGAATTACACGTATGGGTGGGTCACGCTGCAAGACATCGATCTGTTCGGAACGGCCACCGCTTGA
- a CDS encoding ribonuclease J, which translates to MKKNLQPEDELLFLALGGSGEIGMNVNLYGCRGKWLMVDLGMSFGSNEYPGTELMFADPEFIEERVDDLLGIVLTHAHEDHIGAIPYFAADFGVPLYATPFTADLIRRKLDEAGLTREVELNVIEDDHGSFELGPFTITYIPLAHSIAEGNALLIDTPHGRVFHTGDWKLDDEPQIGSPTTENELAEIGDEGVLALVCDSTNVFNPVPSGSEGAVYRGLLEEVQRHAGKRVLVTTFASNVARLKTLGAVADHTNRRLCVAGRSLDRMIEVSKANGYLDDFPQTVDFDSAMRLPRGEIMIVATGGQGEPRAALSRIAEKNHPLDLEEGDVILFSSRQIPGNELSIGRVQNMLAERGITMVTDRQSEIHVSGHPGRPELEALYGWLRPDILVPVHGEMRHMTEQARLGEAAGIGSTIVQKNGDIVRLAPGRPEVLAQIYTGRLVLDGDIIVPADGEAVTARRRLSRDGLVIVVLDARGAVHIESMGLPLDEDHDDFIAEATEDVSAALSKLKGARRKDPEVVHEAARLAARRAAQRWSGKKPQTRIVMLDG; encoded by the coding sequence ATGAAGAAGAATTTGCAACCCGAAGACGAATTGCTGTTCCTCGCTCTCGGCGGGTCGGGCGAGATTGGGATGAACGTCAACCTGTACGGGTGCCGTGGCAAGTGGCTGATGGTCGATCTGGGCATGAGCTTCGGATCGAACGAATACCCGGGCACCGAACTGATGTTCGCCGATCCCGAATTCATCGAGGAGCGTGTGGACGATCTGCTCGGCATAGTGCTTACCCATGCACACGAGGATCATATCGGCGCGATACCGTATTTCGCCGCCGATTTCGGCGTCCCGCTCTATGCCACACCCTTCACGGCGGACCTCATTCGTCGCAAGCTGGACGAGGCCGGCCTCACGCGCGAAGTCGAACTCAATGTCATCGAGGACGATCATGGCTCGTTCGAGCTTGGTCCCTTCACGATAACGTACATTCCCCTTGCGCACTCCATTGCAGAGGGGAACGCTCTGCTCATCGACACGCCCCACGGCCGCGTTTTCCATACCGGCGACTGGAAGCTCGATGACGAGCCGCAGATAGGCTCACCCACCACCGAAAACGAACTCGCAGAGATTGGCGACGAAGGCGTGCTGGCGCTCGTCTGCGATTCGACCAATGTCTTCAATCCCGTGCCGTCGGGCAGCGAGGGCGCGGTCTATCGGGGTCTGCTGGAAGAAGTGCAGCGCCACGCGGGCAAGCGCGTGCTCGTGACGACCTTCGCCTCCAATGTGGCCCGGCTCAAGACACTGGGCGCGGTGGCGGACCATACCAACCGCCGGCTGTGCGTCGCGGGCCGTTCGCTCGACCGGATGATCGAGGTGTCGAAGGCGAATGGCTATCTCGACGACTTTCCCCAGACGGTCGATTTCGATAGCGCGATGCGCTTGCCCCGCGGCGAAATCATGATCGTCGCGACCGGCGGGCAGGGCGAACCGCGGGCTGCGCTCTCGCGAATTGCGGAGAAAAATCATCCGCTCGACCTGGAAGAAGGGGACGTTATCCTGTTTTCGAGCCGCCAGATCCCGGGCAATGAATTGTCCATCGGCAGGGTGCAGAACATGCTCGCCGAGCGCGGCATTACCATGGTGACCGATCGCCAGAGCGAGATCCATGTTTCCGGCCATCCCGGGCGCCCCGAACTCGAAGCGCTCTATGGCTGGCTGCGCCCCGACATCCTCGTTCCGGTCCACGGCGAGATGCGTCACATGACCGAACAGGCGCGCCTGGGCGAAGCGGCGGGGATTGGTAGCACCATCGTCCAGAAGAACGGCGATATCGTGCGACTGGCTCCCGGAAGACCGGAAGTGCTGGCTCAGATTTATACCGGGCGCCTGGTTCTGGACGGCGACATCATCGTGCCCGCCGATGGAGAAGCCGTAACCGCGCGACGGAGGTTGTCACGCGATGGCCTGGTCATCGTAGTGCTGGATGCGCGTGGCGCCGTTCATATCGAGAGCATGGGCCTGCCCCTGGACGAGGATCACGATGATTTCATCGCCGAGGCCACGGAAGACGTTTCGGCCGCGCTGAGCAAGCTGAAGGGCGCTCGGCGGAAAGATCCCGAGGTCGTTCACGAGGCTGCGCGGCTTGCCGCTCGCCGCGCGGCGCAACGTTGGTCTGGCAAGAAGCCGCAGACCAGAATTGTCATGTTGGACGGCTGA
- a CDS encoding type III pantothenate kinase produces the protein MLLAVDVGNTNVVFALIQASNIRARWRIATDPRRTGDEYAVWLFQLLAMEGVHRSAIDAIIISSVVPRARHNLTVLAQKYFEVDPHFAGEGAGGWGIAIDVEEPRSLGADRAVNAIAAHADHRGDLIVIDFGTATTFDVVDYSGTYKGGIIAPGINLSLDALVNQAAKLPRIAIEKPRTRSVVGRNTEDQMAIGVFWGYVALMEGLIARLRAEIGRPAKVVATGGLALLFDEHTEIFDAVDTDLTLKGLAILAGKAKG, from the coding sequence ATGCTGCTGGCGGTGGACGTAGGCAATACCAACGTGGTCTTCGCGTTGATCCAAGCATCGAATATCCGCGCCCGCTGGCGCATCGCCACCGATCCCCGGCGCACGGGGGACGAGTATGCGGTCTGGTTGTTTCAGCTGCTGGCGATGGAAGGCGTTCACCGCAGCGCCATCGATGCGATCATCATATCCAGCGTCGTTCCACGCGCACGTCACAACCTCACGGTACTCGCGCAGAAATATTTCGAGGTCGATCCGCATTTCGCCGGCGAAGGAGCCGGGGGCTGGGGCATCGCCATAGACGTCGAGGAACCCCGCTCCCTGGGGGCGGATCGCGCCGTGAACGCCATCGCGGCACACGCCGATCACCGCGGCGACCTCATCGTAATCGATTTCGGCACGGCCACCACCTTCGATGTCGTCGACTACAGCGGTACCTACAAGGGCGGAATCATCGCGCCGGGCATCAACCTTTCGCTCGATGCCCTGGTCAACCAGGCAGCCAAGCTTCCGCGCATTGCAATCGAGAAGCCCCGCACCAGATCGGTGGTCGGTCGCAATACTGAAGACCAGATGGCGATCGGCGTCTTCTGGGGCTACGTCGCGCTGATGGAGGGTCTGATCGCCCGTCTACGCGCGGAAATCGGACGCCCGGCGAAGGTCGTGGCAACCGGCGGTCTTGCGCTGCTGTTTGACGAACACACCGAGATCTTCGACGCGGTCGATACGGACCTGACGTTGAAGGGTCTCGCTATCCTCGCCGGAAAGGCGAAAGGCTGA
- a CDS encoding biotin--[acetyl-CoA-carboxylase] ligase encodes MIETISRTASTNTLLAERLRAGGTVREGHWLRAVEQTCGKGRAGRSWSSAPGNLYCSTVVGVQTGDPLPQTLSLVAGLGVHDLLREALSQTVPGSDAGRWLKWPNDVLIGGAKVAGILCERVLDTVIVGIGVNVASPPASLHRPTTSIAAVTGSPNPNAAEVLETLAPCFARRLHRWRTEPLRETLSEWESRAHPRGARLTVHDGPGHRISGRFGGLAEDGSLRLLLDDGSVHAIHAGDVEWETR; translated from the coding sequence TTGATCGAAACGATTTCCAGGACCGCATCGACCAATACGTTGCTCGCTGAACGGTTGCGCGCAGGCGGAACTGTGCGTGAAGGCCATTGGCTGCGCGCTGTCGAGCAAACCTGTGGAAAGGGCAGGGCAGGGCGCAGCTGGTCGAGCGCGCCGGGAAACCTGTATTGTTCCACGGTCGTCGGCGTGCAAACCGGCGATCCGCTACCGCAAACGCTGTCCCTTGTCGCCGGACTGGGCGTTCATGATTTGCTGCGCGAGGCGTTGTCGCAAACCGTACCGGGTAGCGACGCAGGGCGCTGGCTCAAATGGCCGAACGACGTCTTGATCGGCGGGGCGAAGGTTGCGGGGATCCTGTGTGAAAGGGTTCTCGATACGGTCATCGTGGGGATAGGCGTCAATGTCGCCAGCCCGCCCGCCTCATTGCACCGACCGACGACCTCGATCGCCGCCGTCACGGGTAGCCCCAACCCGAATGCCGCCGAGGTGCTGGAAACACTTGCGCCCTGTTTTGCCAGGCGGTTGCACCGCTGGCGGACCGAGCCCTTGCGGGAGACGCTGTCGGAATGGGAAAGCCGGGCTCATCCTCGGGGCGCGCGTCTCACCGTTCACGATGGACCCGGCCACCGCATCTCGGGCCGTTTCGGGGGTCTTGCGGAAGACGGATCGCTTCGCCTTCTCTTGGATGACGGCAGCGTTCATGCCATCCACGCAGGCGACGTCGAATGGGAGACACGGTGA
- the nuoN gene encoding NADH-quinone oxidoreductase subunit NuoN, which translates to MDYGNSLSLVAPEIVLSLSGLVLLLIAAWGGEKSSRLVSILTCVALGAAFALVTPTAVTGSSGPDTVAFGGQFRADAFAAVAKWMIYAASIAVLVIAPRFFDRLRAMRPEYPVLILFAALGMGVMVSAADLLTLYIGLELNSLSAYVLAAFLRDDERSAEAGLKYFVLGALASGILLFGMSLTYGFTGTTSFEGIKLAVTGDLNTGMLFGLTFVLAGLAFKISAVPFHMWTPDVYEGAPTPTTMFFATAPKVAAIALTARVAIEAFGTQADAWRQVVIFAALASIVVGALGAIGQSNVKRLLAYSSINNVGFILIGLAAGTVTGASAMLIYLAIYVAMTVGSFVAVLLMRGADGNPVEGIADLAGLSTTRPALAWCLAALMFSLAGIPPFLGFWAKLVVFQAAVEANLLALAVIGIAASVIGAFYYIKIVKVMFFDEAAGTLTGRGDTAHWVVLAVSTILISPFGFLLTPWLGRVADMAAASLLPVI; encoded by the coding sequence ATGGATTACGGCAATTCCCTGTCGCTGGTCGCACCAGAAATCGTCCTGTCGCTGTCGGGTCTGGTCCTCCTGCTCATTGCCGCGTGGGGCGGAGAGAAGTCGTCGAGACTTGTCTCGATCCTGACCTGCGTCGCTCTCGGCGCGGCGTTCGCTCTCGTCACCCCGACGGCCGTCACCGGGTCTTCCGGTCCCGATACCGTGGCGTTCGGTGGCCAGTTCCGGGCCGATGCCTTCGCGGCGGTGGCGAAATGGATGATCTACGCGGCCAGCATCGCCGTGCTCGTGATAGCCCCCCGGTTCTTCGATCGCCTTCGGGCCATGCGCCCCGAATATCCGGTCCTGATTCTGTTTGCTGCGCTGGGCATGGGGGTCATGGTGTCGGCCGCGGACCTGCTGACGCTGTATATCGGCCTCGAACTGAATTCGCTGTCCGCCTACGTCCTGGCCGCCTTTCTCCGCGATGACGAACGGAGCGCCGAGGCAGGGCTGAAGTATTTCGTTCTCGGAGCGCTCGCCAGCGGCATCCTGCTGTTCGGGATGAGCCTGACCTACGGCTTTACCGGTACGACCAGTTTCGAAGGCATCAAGCTTGCCGTTACGGGCGACCTGAACACCGGGATGCTGTTCGGGCTGACGTTCGTGCTGGCGGGGCTCGCGTTCAAGATCAGCGCGGTGCCCTTCCATATGTGGACCCCCGATGTTTACGAAGGCGCGCCAACCCCCACGACGATGTTCTTCGCCACCGCACCCAAGGTCGCTGCCATCGCGCTGACCGCGCGGGTGGCCATCGAGGCCTTCGGTACCCAGGCCGATGCCTGGCGTCAGGTTGTTATCTTTGCTGCCCTTGCCTCGATTGTCGTGGGCGCTCTGGGGGCCATCGGGCAGAGCAACGTCAAGCGGCTACTGGCCTATTCCTCGATCAACAATGTCGGCTTCATCCTCATCGGTCTGGCCGCCGGAACCGTCACCGGCGCGAGTGCGATGTTGATCTATCTGGCCATCTATGTCGCGATGACCGTGGGCAGTTTCGTCGCCGTTCTGCTGATGCGCGGCGCTGACGGCAATCCCGTCGAGGGCATTGCCGACCTTGCCGGTCTCTCCACTACGCGCCCCGCGCTCGCCTGGTGCCTTGCCGCGCTGATGTTCAGCCTCGCCGGCATCCCGCCATTCCTGGGCTTCTGGGCCAAGCTGGTGGTGTTCCAGGCCGCGGTCGAGGCGAACCTACTGGCGCTCGCAGTCATCGGCATTGCGGCGAGCGTCATCGGAGCCTTCTACTACATCAAGATCGTCAAGGTGATGTTCTTCGACGAGGCGGCAGGTACGCTGACCGGCAGGGGCGACACGGCTCATTGGGTCGTCCTCGCCGTTTCCACGATACTGATATCGCCGTTCGGTTTTCTTCTGACGCCCTGGTTGGGCAGGGTGGCCGACATGGCCGCGGCCTCGCTGTTGCCGGTGATTTGA
- a CDS encoding NADH-quinone oxidoreductase subunit M gives MGGFPILSIMLLVPLVGAIACLFLRPEAARLVALSTTLANLVLGIVLWANYDIGGAQWQFTERAEIFSGFEYALGIDGIALMLIMLSVFLMPVCIGASWRAITSRVGEYMAAFLLMEVLMIGVFAAQDLFLFYIFFEAGLIPMYLIIGVWGGDNRIYASYKFFLYTLLGSVLMLIAMLWMANEAGTTSVPVLMQYDFPAAAQTWLWLAFFASFAVKMPMWPVHTWLPDAHVQAPTAGSVILAGVLLKLGGYGFIRFSLPMFPDASAQFAWLIWGLSMVAVVATSLIALVQHDMKKLIAYSSVAHMAIVTVGLFAFNVQGLEGAMMIMLGHGLVSGALFLCVGVIYDRLHTREISRYGGLAINMPAYATLFLLFTMASIGLPGTSNFVGEFLSLVGIYQANSWVAFVSTTGIILGAAYMLYLYRRVAFGGQTNADAAAMPDLDRREYLLLAPIAAVVLWMGIYPESFLAPMRNDIQLLDARLADAAPAGDARLTIADAAPPVAPGAEDGGAH, from the coding sequence ATGGGCGGTTTTCCGATCCTCTCGATCATGCTGCTCGTTCCGCTCGTCGGAGCGATCGCCTGCCTGTTCCTCCGCCCCGAGGCCGCGCGGCTTGTGGCCCTGTCCACGACGCTGGCGAACCTCGTGCTGGGCATCGTGCTGTGGGCGAATTACGACATCGGCGGCGCACAATGGCAATTCACCGAGCGAGCCGAGATATTTTCCGGTTTCGAATATGCCCTCGGCATAGACGGAATTGCTCTCATGCTCATCATGCTCAGCGTGTTCCTCATGCCGGTCTGCATCGGTGCGAGCTGGCGGGCGATCACGTCGCGGGTTGGCGAGTACATGGCCGCCTTCCTGCTGATGGAAGTGCTGATGATCGGCGTTTTCGCCGCGCAGGATCTGTTCCTGTTCTACATCTTCTTCGAGGCCGGACTCATTCCGATGTATCTCATCATCGGCGTGTGGGGCGGGGACAACCGGATCTACGCCAGCTACAAGTTCTTCCTCTACACCCTGCTCGGCTCGGTCCTGATGCTGATCGCCATGCTATGGATGGCGAACGAGGCAGGCACGACTTCCGTGCCCGTGCTGATGCAGTACGATTTTCCCGCCGCGGCGCAGACCTGGTTGTGGCTGGCCTTCTTCGCCAGTTTCGCGGTGAAGATGCCGATGTGGCCGGTGCACACATGGCTGCCCGACGCGCATGTGCAGGCACCCACGGCAGGATCGGTCATCCTCGCGGGCGTGCTTCTGAAACTGGGCGGATACGGGTTCATCCGCTTCAGCCTCCCGATGTTCCCGGATGCGAGCGCGCAGTTCGCATGGCTCATATGGGGGCTGAGCATGGTAGCTGTTGTGGCGACCAGCCTGATCGCACTGGTGCAGCACGACATGAAGAAACTGATCGCCTATTCGTCCGTGGCGCACATGGCCATCGTCACGGTCGGCCTGTTCGCTTTCAACGTCCAGGGGCTCGAAGGCGCGATGATGATCATGCTTGGCCACGGTCTTGTGTCGGGCGCGCTGTTCCTTTGTGTCGGCGTGATCTACGACCGGCTGCATACGCGCGAAATCAGCCGGTATGGCGGACTTGCCATCAACATGCCGGCTTACGCCACCTTGTTCCTGCTATTCACGATGGCCAGCATCGGACTGCCCGGCACAAGCAATTTCGTCGGCGAATTCCTCTCACTCGTCGGTATCTATCAGGCGAACAGCTGGGTCGCCTTCGTCTCCACGACCGGAATCATCCTGGGCGCGGCCTATATGCTCTATCTCTATCGGCGCGTCGCGTTCGGTGGTCAGACGAACGCGGACGCGGCTGCCATGCCCGATCTCGACCGACGCGAATATCTGCTGCTCGCCCCGATCGCAGCGGTGGTCCTGTGGATGGGGATCTATCCCGAAAGTTTCCTTGCCCCGATGCGTAACGATATCCAGTTGCTAGATGCCCGCCTCGCAGACGCTGCGCCGGCCGGCGACGCACGTCTGACGATTGCCGATGCGGCCCCACCTGTCGCACCCGGCGCCGAAGACGGGGGTGCCCACTGA